One window from the genome of Pedobacter schmidteae encodes:
- a CDS encoding AraC family transcriptional regulator — protein MKTKILDIPEFSRYLNIDGLKSSDLHIVDFEGKENIRLSSEPVTIDFYLLAIKPPINDRITPAIVLEDQTDSSYMYVDCPQNSLEWDISTSLAGYAIMVSAKYLDKYAKDYNFVHYNNHEALFLTRDEESILWDLFKKASDEFKKEYYSRTIILSYVNLILTYVKSFYERQFDTRSNIYHKVIDEFNQKLEDYFSENTSVPGLPSVAYFAQHSHLSPNYFGDLIKHFTGKSPLDHIQDHVVQLAKNKLKNTTLSISEISYSLGFDYPNYFARFFRKKTGLSPKVFRNT, from the coding sequence ATGAAAACAAAGATATTGGACATACCTGAATTCAGCCGGTACCTGAATATCGACGGATTAAAGAGCAGTGACCTGCATATCGTTGATTTTGAAGGAAAAGAAAATATACGTCTGTCTTCCGAACCTGTCACCATTGATTTTTACCTGTTGGCCATAAAACCACCCATTAATGACAGGATAACTCCGGCCATTGTATTGGAGGATCAGACTGATTCCAGCTATATGTATGTAGACTGCCCCCAAAACTCGCTAGAATGGGATATTTCTACCTCACTGGCCGGATATGCCATCATGGTCAGTGCAAAATATCTCGACAAATATGCCAAAGACTACAACTTTGTGCATTACAATAATCATGAGGCACTGTTCCTGACCAGGGACGAAGAAAGCATACTTTGGGACCTGTTCAAAAAAGCCAGTGATGAATTCAAAAAGGAATATTATTCCAGAACGATCATACTCTCCTATGTCAATCTGATACTCACCTATGTCAAAAGCTTTTACGAAAGACAGTTCGATACCCGCAGTAACATCTACCATAAAGTAATCGATGAATTTAATCAAAAACTGGAGGACTATTTTAGCGAAAACACCAGTGTTCCAGGCTTACCGTCTGTTGCGTATTTTGCACAGCACAGCCATCTATCACCTAATTATTTTGGTGACCTGATCAAGCATTTTACAGGAAAATCTCCACTGGACCATATACAGGATCATGTAGTCCAACTGGCAAAAAACAAACTTAAAAACACAACACTTTCCATCAGTGAGATTTCCTATAGCCTTGGCTTTGACTACCCGAATTACTTTGCCCGTTTTTTCCGTAAGAAGACCGGTCTTTCGCCAAAAGTGTTCAGGAACACTTAA
- a CDS encoding tetratricopeptide repeat protein → MAGLQVDAQKQGLAAIDSMKASLNVQHLGDTNQIKIIYRISDAYKSIDSDSARYYTKRGLTLAKESNWPKGIAAFYDNLGSLYSNNGGYKIALQYYHLALKINQQIGNKRNEVGNIINIGSVYQRQGDDAKALENSFKALKITQAIHHDAYTALLYGNISDVYFSQENYKMALTYSLKAYQTYRQLNERSGLAGAADRVGSIYLSTKKLKQAEAYFYQSLKDYRETDDKMGQAKVLSHIALLDEENTSKTLKYLMQAQQLFDDTNPLHPLSITNLGNIGTAYTRAFFKTKDAESAQKAEFYLKRAVAASKGVGDRDNLGTFSAELAALQEGRGQYKEALENFKQSKQITDSLYSQESKNKIASLEAQYAFQKKEENYKQQQQLSKLKMRQFYLYGVLLIVLISSVLLFFLNRSRIRHLRLKNEMQKKSAEAKNKELINRTKLSESELKAIRAQMNPHFIFNVLNSIESYIVENDPKTASRLVQKFASLSRLILENSTQSMVPADREWKALKLYAELEVMRFNKQFSCNFHTQPTIDLSSLLLPPMLIQPLIENAIHHGMRNSSAKNNSINISIEQTPNTLVITIADNGIGIQEATKYKTSSPIKSKSIGIASIKERITIFNTMNPGSPPALFELQSKTQAEGPGTIAKLILPKVLRENRS, encoded by the coding sequence ATGGCCGGTTTACAAGTAGATGCACAGAAACAGGGCCTGGCGGCCATCGATTCTATGAAGGCAAGCTTGAATGTCCAACACCTTGGTGACACCAATCAGATCAAAATTATTTACAGGATTTCGGATGCCTATAAAAGCATAGACAGCGATTCAGCCAGGTATTACACTAAACGGGGCCTTACATTGGCAAAAGAAAGCAACTGGCCAAAAGGTATCGCTGCATTTTATGATAACCTTGGGAGCCTTTACAGCAATAACGGAGGCTATAAAATAGCATTACAGTATTACCATCTGGCGCTAAAAATCAACCAGCAAATTGGTAATAAAAGAAATGAAGTCGGTAACATCATCAATATCGGTTCCGTCTATCAGCGACAGGGTGATGATGCAAAAGCCCTGGAAAACAGTTTTAAGGCATTAAAAATTACCCAGGCCATTCATCACGATGCCTATACCGCCCTGTTGTATGGCAATATCTCTGATGTTTATTTTTCACAGGAGAATTACAAGATGGCCCTCACTTACAGTCTGAAGGCTTACCAGACCTACCGGCAATTGAATGAGCGCTCAGGGCTTGCGGGTGCGGCAGATCGTGTTGGTTCGATATATCTGTCCACAAAAAAATTAAAGCAGGCCGAGGCGTATTTTTATCAGAGTCTGAAAGACTATAGGGAAACAGACGATAAAATGGGCCAGGCAAAAGTACTTTCCCATATTGCATTGCTGGATGAAGAGAATACCTCTAAAACATTGAAATATTTGATGCAGGCACAACAGCTGTTTGATGATACAAACCCTTTGCACCCGTTATCTATTACCAACCTGGGCAATATCGGTACGGCCTACACCAGGGCCTTCTTTAAAACGAAGGATGCTGAAAGCGCTCAAAAAGCGGAGTTCTATTTAAAGAGAGCAGTTGCCGCAAGTAAAGGGGTTGGTGACAGGGACAATCTGGGAACATTTTCCGCAGAACTTGCCGCCTTGCAAGAGGGCCGCGGACAATACAAAGAAGCCCTGGAAAATTTTAAGCAATCAAAACAAATTACAGACTCCCTTTACTCTCAGGAAAGCAAGAATAAGATTGCCTCACTTGAGGCCCAGTATGCTTTTCAGAAAAAAGAAGAAAACTACAAACAGCAACAGCAGTTGTCAAAACTAAAAATGAGACAGTTTTACCTCTACGGTGTATTGCTCATTGTGTTGATCAGTTCAGTTCTGCTCTTTTTTCTCAACCGCTCGCGCATCCGGCACCTGCGATTAAAAAACGAAATGCAAAAAAAGTCTGCAGAAGCTAAAAACAAGGAACTGATCAATAGAACCAAACTTTCAGAAAGCGAACTCAAAGCTATCAGGGCACAAATGAACCCACACTTCATCTTCAACGTACTGAACTCCATAGAATCCTACATCGTAGAAAACGACCCCAAAACCGCCAGCAGGCTCGTACAAAAATTCGCCTCACTCAGCAGGCTCATCCTGGAAAACTCCACCCAAAGCATGGTTCCGGCAGACCGGGAATGGAAAGCCCTGAAACTCTACGCAGAACTGGAAGTCATGCGCTTCAACAAACAATTCAGCTGCAACTTTCACACTCAGCCCACAATAGATCTTTCCAGCCTGCTCCTTCCACCCATGCTCATCCAGCCCCTGATAGAAAACGCTATACACCACGGCATGCGAAATTCATCAGCCAAAAACAACAGCATCAACATCAGCATCGAACAAACCCCAAACACCCTGGTCATTACTATAGCCGACAACGGCATAGGAATCCAGGAAGCTACAAAATACAAAACCAGCTCCCCCATCAAAAGCAAATCCATCGGCATCGCCTCCATCAAAGAAAGAATCACCATCTTCAACACCATGAACCCCGGCAGTCCCCCTGCCCTATTTGAACTTCAGAGCAAAACCCAGGCAGAAGGCCCCGGAACCATCGCAAAACTCATCCTGCCAAAAGTCCTCAGGGAAAACAGAAGCTAA
- a CDS encoding LytTR family DNA-binding domain-containing protein, translating to MLKAVILDDEVRGSTLLNRKLEVFGEDLQVEAVFNDPFKALSKIVALDPDVLFLDVEMPGLNGFQFLEKLGTFRFQVIFTTAYDTYTLEALRLSAVDYLVKPIDEDELHTAIFRLKKRVGDELKKVAVGGPGAMQARIALSTAEGVYFINKVNIIRIEAMSNYSTFYLLEQKKIMVSKTLKEFEGMLPEGNFLRVNRSVIVNLNYVEKYRKGDGGTLVMSDGAEIEVSPSRKSELIQLMF from the coding sequence ATGCTAAAAGCGGTGATATTAGATGATGAAGTAAGAGGAAGTACCCTGCTGAACCGTAAGCTTGAAGTCTTTGGGGAGGATCTGCAGGTGGAGGCTGTTTTTAATGATCCTTTTAAAGCGCTCTCAAAAATTGTAGCACTGGACCCTGATGTGTTGTTTTTGGATGTGGAAATGCCTGGTTTGAATGGTTTCCAGTTTCTGGAAAAATTGGGAACTTTTAGGTTTCAGGTGATTTTTACGACGGCCTATGATACCTATACTTTGGAGGCGCTACGGTTGAGTGCGGTGGATTACCTGGTGAAGCCAATTGATGAGGATGAGTTGCATACGGCTATTTTCAGGCTTAAAAAAAGGGTTGGGGATGAGCTGAAAAAGGTTGCTGTAGGTGGGCCAGGTGCCATGCAGGCAAGGATTGCATTGTCTACTGCTGAAGGGGTGTATTTTATCAATAAGGTCAATATCATCAGAATTGAGGCGATGAGTAATTATAGTACATTTTACCTGTTGGAACAGAAAAAGATTATGGTGTCCAAAACATTGAAGGAGTTTGAAGGGATGTTACCGGAGGGAAATTTTTTGCGTGTGAACCGCTCGGTTATTGTCAACCTGAATTATGTAGAGAAATACAGGAAGGGGGATGGGGGAACCCTGGTGATGAGTGATGGTGCTGAAATAGAGGTTTCGCCTTCGAGAAAATCAGAGTTGATCCAGCTGATGTTTTAA
- a CDS encoding RNA polymerase sigma factor: MVAYHKLTDERLADLLRQGDEYAYTEIYNRYESLVYIFTYKRIGIREEAKDIVHEVFLYLWEQHKTLVFTTGLLPFVYTAIKNKILNRIKHKKVSSRYIDAFQEYLEISEESADYLLRHNELSTLIEKEIAALPVKMRQVFELSRRSNYSRKEIANELSLSEETVKSHMHHALKLLKEKLGPLMVLVFI; the protein is encoded by the coding sequence ATGGTTGCTTATCATAAACTTACGGACGAACGATTAGCTGATTTGCTACGGCAGGGAGATGAATATGCCTATACCGAAATTTATAATCGTTATGAGTCATTGGTGTATATTTTTACATATAAAAGAATAGGGATAAGGGAAGAAGCAAAGGATATTGTGCATGAGGTGTTCCTTTATCTTTGGGAACAACATAAGACTTTAGTTTTTACGACCGGTTTGTTACCTTTTGTTTATACAGCTATTAAGAATAAGATATTAAACCGCATTAAGCATAAAAAAGTGTCTTCCAGATATATTGATGCTTTTCAGGAATATCTCGAAATCAGTGAGGAAAGTGCAGATTATTTATTGCGTCATAATGAACTCTCTACGCTTATTGAAAAGGAAATTGCTGCTCTGCCTGTAAAAATGCGACAAGTGTTTGAGCTGAGCAGAAGATCAAATTATAGCCGTAAAGAAATTGCCAACGAATTGAGCCTGTCGGAGGAGACCGTGAAAAGCCATATGCACCATGCTTTGAAATTACTTAAAGAGAAATTAGGTCCGCTAATGGTGCTTGTTTTTATTTAA
- a CDS encoding FecR family protein translates to MDARNAKKLIEKFQEGTASKDETALIEKWIVLGNVKNLDLSDEELKNDVSDIRDRLPLKYRDQALKLMPIWRYIRVAAAVVTVTLGVWLYTSHYYGGNQAKKGSRYAMDVSPGKHAATLTLSDGKTIKLDEEKAGIVIGEKSLAYNDGTRVSTQDNRNDDQMLTATTPRAGTYQLTLSDGTKLWLNADSKVSFPSRFYGAQRTVMLLNGEAYFEVTKNDKKPFIVLTEDQKLEVLGTHFNISAYKDENNTKTTLLEGAVQVSLLKKEDVAVSKKAAVKLLPGQQAILSKNIISVVPVNTDHAVDWKNGDFIFKDEGLESVMRKVARWYDVEIVYKSDYPQQVKLGGFISRYRDLSAVLQLIESTGKVHFEIKDKSIIVGR, encoded by the coding sequence ATGGATGCTAGAAATGCAAAGAAACTAATTGAAAAATTTCAGGAAGGTACAGCCTCTAAGGATGAAACCGCATTGATCGAAAAATGGATTGTTTTGGGTAATGTAAAAAATCTGGATCTTTCTGATGAAGAACTGAAAAATGATGTTTCTGATATCCGTGACAGATTACCCTTGAAGTATAGAGATCAGGCATTGAAACTTATGCCAATATGGAGGTATATACGTGTTGCTGCTGCAGTAGTAACTGTGACATTGGGCGTTTGGTTGTATACTTCCCATTATTATGGAGGAAACCAGGCGAAAAAAGGTTCACGCTATGCGATGGATGTCTCACCAGGAAAGCATGCGGCGACCCTTACGCTGTCAGATGGAAAAACCATAAAGTTAGATGAGGAGAAGGCAGGGATAGTCATCGGTGAAAAAAGTTTAGCATACAACGACGGGACCAGGGTTTCAACACAGGATAACAGGAATGATGATCAAATGTTAACCGCGACAACACCAAGAGCCGGGACTTATCAGCTTACTTTATCAGATGGAACGAAGCTATGGCTAAATGCGGATTCCAAAGTTTCTTTTCCATCAAGGTTTTACGGTGCACAACGCACTGTTATGCTGTTAAATGGAGAAGCATATTTTGAGGTTACAAAAAACGACAAGAAGCCTTTTATTGTACTTACAGAAGATCAGAAACTGGAGGTGTTAGGGACACATTTTAACATCAGTGCTTATAAAGATGAAAATAATACAAAAACGACTTTGTTAGAAGGCGCTGTTCAGGTTTCTCTTTTAAAAAAAGAAGATGTAGCTGTATCGAAAAAAGCAGCTGTTAAATTGTTGCCCGGACAACAGGCTATACTCAGCAAAAATATAATTAGTGTTGTACCAGTTAATACGGATCATGCTGTTGACTGGAAAAATGGAGATTTCATTTTTAAGGATGAGGGATTGGAGTCGGTAATGCGAAAAGTCGCCCGTTGGTATGATGTAGAAATAGTTTATAAGAGCGATTATCCACAGCAGGTAAAGCTTGGTGGATTTATTTCACGCTATAGAGATCTTTCAGCAGTATTACAGTTGATTGAATCCACGGGAAAAGTACATTTTGAGATTAAAGATAAAAGTATAATAGTGGGTAGGTAG
- a CDS encoding SusC/RagA family TonB-linked outer membrane protein, producing the protein MKLNTFNLGVPKWLPPKFLLIVKVIIIIMTACLMQVSAATFAQLVTLKERNLSLEDAFGKIRKQTGYDFIFDADLLKTAGRINLDLKKASLREALSQCLAGQGLTFEIQAKSVTIIKKSLLDNLSDFLRAIDVKGKVTDEKGNPLPGAVIKVNGTNIRAAANVNGEFKLSGLDKSATLSISYVGYKTREITLKDNRELVIVLEEAQNEMDEVVINTGIFRKVDKSFTGASTTVNINELKASGNRNLLTSLRNIDPSFNMIENNLFGGDPNRIPEIQIRGNSSLPNINQLQDGTRVGLNTPLIILDGFESTLQRLMDMNENEVESITILKDASATAIYGSRGANGVIVITTKAPQLGKLRITYRNDMNIEMPDLTGYDVLDARQKLELERRVGLYDNPRPQFDIPLKAYYNYLLNEVNSGVNTYWLSKPLHTAIGQRHNLRIEGGDESFRYSASAQYNDEQGVMKKSFHRTFNGTINLTYIFRNIRFTNSLMIGTGNNSNSPYGSFSDYVKQNPYWRAYDENGNVIKVLGDPGDASFSSRWGSLPTNPLYNATLNTFDLASNTTITNNFSFGWKIYNDLQLRARLGVTKESRQSDNFKPAAHTDFANYAVADVFRKGSYAYGTGNALNYDGSINLSYSKIINEKHSLFAGLDYNVRQDKGTTYSFLAEGFSNAKLDFLSMALQYAPNSKPSGTESLSRAIGITSNVNYTYDNRYFADLSLRMDGSSQFGIQNRFAPFWSAGLGWNMEQEGFLKELDFINKLKLRASTGITGSQNFNAYQALSTYRYYSKDRYYNEMGAYLLGLGNEELKWQQKRSFNIGVEAQLFDNRVSLVADYYADKTVDLVSAINLPISNGFSSYIGNIGSMQNRGFEIKATAYVIRKEKGLTWSVSGAVINNNNKITSISQAMKDAVSAIEKNGGANPNLLYKEGYSTNTIWVVPSLGIDPGTGKEVYLSKDGNSTYIWNPADLRAVGISEPKYLGNLSTMFRYKGFSTNITFGYRYGGQLYNSTLIDKVENADYRYNVDARVYNNRWQNPGDNAAFKGLLVTTPTNMTSRFVQDEKTFMCRNINVQYDVKSKTLRKSLGIESLLFSGNGADLFYISTVKRERGTAYPFSKRFSLSMSATF; encoded by the coding sequence ATGAAATTAAATACTTTTAACCTAGGTGTGCCTAAATGGCTACCACCAAAATTCTTGCTAATTGTGAAAGTGATCATAATTATAATGACTGCCTGTTTAATGCAGGTAAGTGCGGCTACATTTGCCCAGCTTGTTACCCTGAAGGAGAGGAATCTCTCATTGGAAGATGCCTTCGGGAAAATAAGAAAGCAGACGGGTTATGACTTTATTTTTGATGCCGACCTGCTGAAAACTGCGGGCAGGATAAATTTAGATTTAAAGAAGGCAAGCCTGCGCGAAGCCCTGAGTCAGTGCCTGGCCGGGCAGGGCCTGACTTTTGAAATTCAGGCAAAATCAGTTACCATCATAAAGAAATCCCTGCTCGATAACCTGAGCGATTTTTTGAGGGCCATAGATGTGAAAGGTAAGGTAACCGACGAAAAAGGTAACCCATTGCCTGGTGCTGTCATAAAAGTTAACGGCACAAATATCCGTGCGGCTGCTAATGTTAACGGGGAGTTTAAGCTTTCGGGCCTGGATAAATCGGCTACTCTGAGTATTTCTTATGTGGGGTATAAAACAAGAGAAATAACTTTGAAAGATAACCGGGAATTGGTGATTGTGCTGGAAGAAGCGCAGAATGAAATGGATGAAGTAGTCATCAATACCGGTATCTTCAGAAAGGTAGATAAAAGTTTTACCGGTGCCTCAACAACTGTTAACATAAACGAGCTTAAAGCCTCCGGAAACAGGAATTTGCTTACCTCCCTGCGCAATATAGATCCTTCCTTTAACATGATTGAGAACAATCTTTTTGGTGGTGACCCCAACCGCATTCCTGAAATTCAGATCAGGGGCAATTCCAGTTTGCCGAATATCAACCAGCTACAGGACGGTACACGTGTTGGTTTAAATACACCATTGATCATACTGGATGGCTTTGAGTCGACTCTGCAGCGCCTGATGGACATGAACGAGAATGAGGTTGAGTCTATCACCATCCTGAAAGACGCTTCGGCTACGGCAATCTACGGTTCAAGGGGTGCAAACGGGGTGATTGTGATTACCACAAAGGCACCACAACTTGGAAAGCTGCGCATCACTTACCGTAATGACATGAACATCGAGATGCCTGATCTTACCGGTTACGATGTACTGGACGCGAGACAAAAGCTTGAACTGGAAAGAAGAGTCGGCCTGTACGACAACCCCCGTCCGCAGTTTGATATTCCATTAAAGGCCTATTATAACTATTTGCTTAATGAAGTCAATAGCGGGGTAAATACTTACTGGCTTTCGAAACCTTTGCATACAGCTATAGGACAAAGGCATAATTTAAGAATAGAGGGAGGTGACGAATCGTTCAGGTATTCGGCATCGGCACAATACAACGATGAACAGGGAGTGATGAAAAAATCTTTCCACAGGACCTTTAACGGAACGATTAATCTGACTTACATTTTCCGCAATATCAGGTTTACCAATAGCCTGATGATTGGAACAGGTAACAATTCAAATTCGCCTTACGGCAGTTTCAGTGACTATGTGAAACAAAATCCTTACTGGAGGGCATATGACGAAAATGGGAATGTAATTAAGGTATTGGGAGACCCGGGGGATGCGAGCTTTAGTTCAAGATGGGGCTCACTGCCTACTAACCCGCTTTACAATGCGACGCTGAATACGTTCGACCTTGCCAGTAATACGACCATAACCAATAATTTTTCTTTTGGATGGAAAATATACAACGATTTACAGCTCCGTGCGCGATTAGGCGTTACTAAAGAAAGCCGGCAATCCGATAATTTTAAACCAGCGGCGCATACAGACTTCGCCAATTACGCAGTCGCTGATGTTTTCCGTAAAGGTAGCTATGCCTATGGCACAGGCAATGCTTTAAATTACGACGGAAGTATCAACCTGAGTTATTCAAAAATAATTAACGAAAAACATTCCCTTTTTGCAGGATTGGACTACAATGTCCGTCAGGATAAAGGTACAACCTATAGCTTTTTAGCAGAAGGTTTCAGCAATGCGAAACTGGATTTTTTATCTATGGCACTCCAATATGCGCCCAATAGCAAGCCTTCGGGCACCGAAAGCTTGTCGAGGGCAATCGGCATAACCAGTAACGTAAACTACACTTATGACAACCGTTATTTTGCCGATCTGTCGCTGCGTATGGATGGTTCTTCGCAATTTGGCATACAAAACCGCTTTGCCCCGTTCTGGTCGGCAGGTCTGGGCTGGAACATGGAGCAGGAAGGTTTTCTTAAAGAGCTGGATTTCATCAATAAATTAAAGCTCCGTGCCTCAACAGGGATAACCGGTTCACAGAACTTCAATGCTTACCAGGCGCTTTCTACTTATAGGTATTATTCAAAAGACCGTTATTACAATGAAATGGGGGCTTACCTGCTGGGGCTGGGTAATGAGGAATTAAAATGGCAGCAGAAACGAAGCTTCAATATTGGGGTAGAGGCACAGCTGTTTGATAACCGGGTTTCGCTGGTGGCAGACTATTATGCAGACAAGACGGTTGATCTGGTTTCGGCAATTAACCTGCCCATATCCAATGGTTTTTCCAGTTATATCGGGAATATCGGTAGTATGCAAAACCGTGGTTTTGAGATCAAAGCCACTGCCTATGTGATCAGGAAAGAAAAAGGATTAACCTGGTCGGTTAGTGGCGCTGTGATTAACAATAACAACAAAATTACCAGTATTTCGCAGGCCATGAAGGATGCAGTAAGCGCAATTGAAAAGAACGGCGGTGCCAATCCAAACCTGCTGTATAAAGAAGGCTATTCCACCAATACCATTTGGGTGGTTCCTTCCCTGGGTATTGATCCCGGAACAGGAAAAGAGGTATACCTGAGTAAAGATGGAAATTCAACTTACATCTGGAACCCGGCCGATTTACGGGCTGTTGGGATCAGTGAGCCCAAATATCTTGGTAACCTGAGCACCATGTTCCGGTATAAGGGTTTTTCTACAAATATCACCTTTGGTTATCGTTATGGCGGACAATTGTATAATTCCACGCTAATAGACAAGGTGGAGAATGCAGACTACAGGTACAACGTAGACGCCAGGGTTTACAATAACCGCTGGCAAAATCCGGGTGATAATGCGGCTTTTAAAGGCTTGCTGGTCACTACACCTACCAATATGACTTCCAGGTTTGTGCAGGATGAAAAGACCTTTATGTGCAGGAACATCAACGTTCAGTACGATGTAAAGTCCAAAACATTGCGTAAAAGCCTGGGGATAGAAAGCCTGCTGTTTTCGGGTAATGGGGCCGACTTGTTTTATATCTCCACTGTGAAACGTGAAAGAGGTACAGCCTATCCTTTTTCTAAAAGGTTTTCATTGAGTATGAGTGCCACATTCTAA